In one Pseudomonas sp. 31-12 genomic region, the following are encoded:
- a CDS encoding DUF2282 domain-containing protein, with amino-acid sequence MTATTRTLSATALVLALGSALSMAAVSTVQAADNSNMEKCFGVAMKGHNDCAAGAGTTCAGTAKTDYQPNAWKLVPKGTCATTESKTSPTGFGQMEAFKAKA; translated from the coding sequence ATGACTGCTACCACCCGCACCCTGTCCGCTACCGCCCTCGTTCTGGCCCTTGGTTCTGCGCTGAGCATGGCCGCTGTCTCCACCGTCCAGGCCGCCGACAACAGCAACATGGAAAAATGCTTCGGCGTGGCCATGAAAGGTCATAACGATTGCGCTGCTGGCGCGGGCACCACCTGCGCAGGCACCGCGAAAACCGACTACCAGCCAAACGCCTGGAAACTGGTTCCTAAAGGCACCTGCGCCACCACCGAAAGCAAGACCTCGCCGACCGGTTTCGGTCAAATGGAAGCCTTCAAAGCCAAAGCCTGA